TCCTCTTCGTTAGCAGAAACAGGGTCATCTCCAGAACCCGAATTTCCTTCTTCTCGTTTCCTTTTAAGAATCACATCCAAAGGCTTTGGACCATCAAAAGAAAGCGCCCCATCTGCTTCATGATAACTCACAAGCTTTCTGGTCTCTTTGTTTTTCCAATGATTCTCATCAGAAACCTTTGGTCCTTTTAGCTCTGCTAGCCTTTTTGGACCAGCAAAATTTAAAGTGCCGTTATCTGCCTCGTCCCTTCTGACTGGTGGAGTCCTGAAACTTCTATCATCTGCAGTGAAACTGTCATGCGTTGTTTCCTTTATTCTGTCTTGAAGCCTTCCCGGGATGGACGAGGTTGGCAACCGGCTAGGTGGTGACAATCTACCCCGATGTCTTTCCCTGTGCATTTCCCTCTCTTGATGAGAATCATTATAGCGATTGTCTGGTGGAGATCTACCAGGGATTTGTATTCTACCTTGCAATCGGTTGCTTATCACGGAGCTCTCACGTGGGTTCCGACGAGAATGATCACGAGACCTCTCATCCCCAAAACTACGGTCACAATCACGCTCACGGTCATCTCTCTTGTAAAACTCACCACGGTGATCAGGACTAACAGCCGACCTCGACCCATCAACCTTCCTCTGTTTTGCCAGACGATAACGCAAATCTGATCTATCAATCTGATTCGGGCTCCGAGCTCTTGAAGACCCCCTCCTTTCAAGCAAAACTGGCCTCTCAGTAACTCTCTCTGATGAAGGTCGTCGCTTTTCCTGATGAAACTGATCCTGCACCCGTCCATATGGATCAAACCCGCGAGAACCGTTGTATGTTTCTTGGTCAAATTTACTCACAGAACTGTAATCAGAGGATCGTCTGTGATCAAGTTCATTCACAGAGCTTACACGTCTTCCATCATGGCTCGCCATTCTCCCAAAATCATCCTCATTGCGGTAGTAGTCAAAATCTCTCAGCTCGTCATCTACAAGTACATCAAAACCAGGAGACGATTCTGACAAGAACTCATCAGGTTCTTTGCCATTCTGGAAGGTCGGATAATCCATTGGATAAGCTTGTCGAGAACGATGAGTCCTGCTAACTGGGTCTGCACTGGTAACTGTACGACTATTCGGTGGTTTGTACCTCGGAAGCTCTTCGCGGAACGAGTTCACTACCTGTGGCACAGACCTCTTAACATCTGTTCCGTACTTTATTTGTGCAAAATCATTGTTTTCTGATGGTTTCGCTACAGGTTTTAGTTCCACTGGCTTTACAAAGTTTCCTTGCTGGATCTTCTGTTGTTGCGTACTACACCTTTGAAGACCTGCACCAACTCTTTTAGGAATCTGAGGCTCAGAAACAGAGTTAGTGACCTTTGTTGCAGGCGGCTGAAGGGTGGAATTATCAACAAACACTTCATGCAAGAATGCACATCTGTCACCCTTTAAGCAATGTCCCTTTTGGAAGTAATAACAGGGGGTCGCTTGTGTGTGTGGGTTCATCATTTGTTTCCCCACATTAGTAACAAGATTGTAGGCTGTGGGAATCTGCATTGGCGCTGCAGCCAATGAAGGAGGCATAGATGATCTCGTCGAAGTTGTCGCCGCAGTTCCAAGCAGGCCATCGAGTGGCTGAAAATGCAACAACACATATTAGGAGAAAAACACATAATACGACAAACATAAGAGGTAATAAATTACAGTAATAGAAGGAATAAATTAGAACTCTTCTCCAAAAACAACAAGAGCAGCAATAAATATGATGACAAAACCCTTAATCCGACTTTCCTACTACCATATTAGTTTAGATATAATTGATAGAAACCGCTCATCTAACTGAGCCTTAAATTCAAGATAATATAAGAAACTCACTGGATGTCGGAAAGGACACTTGGGATTCAAGCAATTGCTATTCATCCAATACCAACAATCTCGAGGGTTCATTCTAGCTTCTTCGCTGTGGCGAAACTCACATTCACTTCCCTgtaagaagataaaaaaaaagatcagtGAGACTTATATTGTAATAAGTAATAATTTCATAACTAATTTTAGTTATGTTAGGGCAGAAATCAAAAATTCGGTGCCTAATGTGAAGGTATTTTTACAAGTAAAGTCTAAATCTTGTTGTTCCAACAAAAGTAGTAATTCTACTCCGCCATACGTTATCATGCCATTTCAGCTTTCAAATTGACAGAATTCCATCCTTatctatattattcattagtCAATTTGCAAGCAAAAGGACAAAACAACTTAAATTGATTAAACTAAAAACCATCAAAGAGGGATATTTTTATCCCTAATCACTAAGATCTAACTATTTCTAAAACCGGTATAACAAATTAAATTGATCCAATTTCAACTCTAATCATTTGAAAAGCGAAACCCTTTATCAATTGTAATGGGTTACAACTTTCACGAACAGCTCAAAgaagaaaaccctaaatttttcctATTACTCTATTAGGTTACCATAATATGTGAACCCTAAACCCCAAAAAGAACCCAACTTTGTCAAAAACAAGATTGGAAATTTAAATAAACACCCGAAACAAGTAAAGAAAAAACCTAATTATAAACATAAACATAGAAAACAGAGtgataaacaaaaaagaaaaaaaaaggagttaCCTTTTTGCAAGTCAAAGGAGATGCAAGGAAATAAACACAATCAGTGTTTCGTTTAGAAGTCTCatcttctgctgttgttgtctggGGATTGCTCGATTCTTGAGTCCCCGAATTCATGtcttctctgcaaaatctcaagggaggaagaaaatagaagtatgaaattacaGAGAAAGAGAGACTAATAAAAGGAGGTGACTTTTAGGGCCAAGGAATGAAAGagagagatgatgaagaagaagaaggaaaaagtaaAGGAAGAGAAAGAGAGATCCGATCTATAGCTTGAATGCTTGATAGAGAGAGAAGTACACAGATGAAAGACACGTGATGAGTGAGAGAGAACTCAGCATTAAAGTCACGTGATGAGTGAGATAGGGTGAAACAGAGTTCTAAACTTCTCGGAAAGCGTTGGTGTTAAGCTTCTCTGATCATGTATATATGTCTTCGAGATATCCGGCAAGTGAAATCTACGAGTTCGACGAGTTTATAACAGAGGTTCACTTTCTGagtctcttttatttctttcctTATGTGGAAATTTATAACTAAACATGAATTTTTGGGTGTATCTCTGACTAATACCAGTTATAGGTATCTGTCATATCTAGGATTAATACGTGCGTTTAACTTTTAGAAGCACTAACAATTTCTTGTAGAGGTACTTGAGTCttgaccaatgtagttaatatcggatatcggttcatctcggccgggaacgatacactggtacgattttatatcggggatattatcgttgaaatatcggttctagatttagagactataattttatattaaacatttctccacacattttcggataagatataatagataacatcaattttatcaaaaaaacaaaagagtaactttagtagacttgcttcgagagctacatgcacctctactaccacctggaagactttcttcgccaaaattacccttaaactttatagaaaacgaccaataccgtctcatatcaggaaatgtaggaaaatttcgtatcgaccgatacggccgatatttgaccgaaacggtcgatattcgaccgatacggccgatattatcgggcgaatatcgtatccccgatatccttcttatcgtatcgttctgggccgatatccgaaatatccccgatatatcggccgatacggccgatattgactacattggtcttGACCGACTGAGATTGTGAATCATTCAGAATTTATAACAATCTGGGCTGTCAGCGGGGTTGTATAGTCCATATCTACATCAGTGCCATTACAGATGTAGTTGGGGCCTTGTGGATCCTCTGCACATTTGTTTAAGAATCGGGATGGCTATCTGAATGTGTGACACTGGATCGGATCAGTGAGGCTCAAACCCCTAGTTTAGGGTGTTAAAAACCATAGTTTTTTCAGTAAGAGTGTACATCCTGATCTTGCTATATCGCTTATTAATGCTTTGGAAATTAAGAAAATCCATCTAAAAGAGAAATATCTAGGCATTTTTTTATTCATTGATAGAAATAAAATTGAATCTTTTAGCCATTTACTTGATCATTTTGGTAAACGAACTGCGCAATAGAGAGGAAAGCAGTTTTCTCAAGCTGGTAGATCCATAATGGTGCAGAATGTCTTGAAATCTTCTCCAGTTTACCATATGAGTACCTTTCTCATTCCAGACACCATAACTCAAAAAATGGAACAATAccaaagagatttctggtggggaaAGAATAACCCAGGTGGTATTTACATTAAAAACTGGAGAGATGTTTGTTCTCACAAACTCCAAGGGGGCCTTGGCTTTAAAGACTTAAAAATCTTTCATAGGGCGATGTTAGCCAAATTAGTTTGGGCCCTTAGTCACTCCCCAACTGAGTTGTGGGTTAAAATCTTAAAATGTAAATATTTCAAGAATTGTCATCCCTTGCATGCTAGAAAACCTCTAGATTCTTCTTGGTTATGGAAAGGTATTGATGTTGGTCTGGACATCATTAGGAAAAATTCTATTTGGGAAGTCAAGAACGGGTCTAGTATTCATGCTTTTACTGACAATTGGATTCCTGAGCATCCTCTCCTCTTTATCATTGTTACCCTAATCCTAATATGCTTGTGTCTGATTTCATAGACCCTCATACTATGACTTGGAATATAGAGcttattaatagttttttcactttGGAAAATGCCCAGAAGATAGCCAACATTAGAATTCCCTTCACAGGGGATGACAGATTAGTATGGTTACATACTAAGAATGGTGAATTTTCCGTGAAAACTTGTTATAAAGCTCTCTATGGCGAGATAAACTATTTACATAATCCCCATCCCAGTCAACCTACCTACAAAGCTCTATGGAGCTTCCCCACTCTTCATAAGATACATCTCTTCCTATGGAAGTGTATAGAAAATGCCTTACCTACTGGAGTCAGACTCTCACAATACAGAAACCAAGTAGATACTTGTTGCTTATGTGATACTAATTCTGATGAATCGGCTGAACATCTTTTTCTTCACTGTGATTATGCAAAAACTGTTTGGGAAAAACTCTCTTTGGTCACTATGCAACTTCAGGGGATCTTACAGACACAAGTATTAGGACTTGGTTTGATTGATGGTTGAAAAGTAGTCATGGTATTGCTATCAAACAACCAATATTTGTCACAGCATGGTGCATATGGAGGGATAGGTGTTTCAAGACCTTTCAAAATCAAACTGTGACACCATTGAGCATTGCCAATCATGCTTTGAAACTCTTAGCAGATACAGATGCTTGTATGCCAGCACCAATTGTTCCGCTAGACAGATCTGTTGTACCTATACAATCACCAGATAACAGTGGCCTGCCTGAGCATTGTCGTATTTTATATGGTGATGCTAGCTATGAGTATGATACTAATGAAGAAGGCTCTGGTCCTGTATTAACTGATTTGACAGGGTCTTTTGAAGGATGCAAGATCATCAAAGGAGTAGCTAGATCAGCAGAAGAAGCAGAATGCATTGCCTTAATAGAAGGAATCAAATGGAAGGAGAACAAAGGCATAACCACATTCTGTATTCGCAGTGATGCAAAGAGTGCAATTAATTACTTTAAGAATAATAACCATCAATTATGCTGGTTTAATCAAACTATTTTAGACGATTGTCGttttattttaaataattttcCTTTCTCAAGAGTTGATTACGTTAATAGAATTTTTATCTCCATAGCTGATAAAGCAGCAAAACATTGTAGGAGAAATAATGTAACGGGTGAATGGACAGGTGAAAAACCTGACTTTCTCCTAGATCTGTAATCTCTTTTCTGAAATGGAATCTTttatcttagcaaaaaaaaaacaaacaaacaaagctGCTACATACCCTCATGTTTTTCTTCCATATTTCCCCTTGCGAGAGATGATAAGTTTTAGTGCTAATATCATAGCGTAATTGCATAAATTCTTATAGCTCATAAGATGTGAATCTAACTATTCGATATGAAATTTAAGATAAAATGAGTATAAGTTAAAATACATGTTGGATATGaataaagtaaagtaaataagaatgaatacacaaggattttacgtggttcggttgTTAATAAAAATTACATCTACGGATTTGTAGTAATAATGTTTATTTGGTTACTCGAAATGAAGTGTTTCTTTTGGTGAAGGTAGAAGATTGACCACATGGATTTTTATCTTCCTGTATGCTTATTGTCACTCTTTTTTTATCTTCATGTATGCTTATTGTCACTCTTTTACACAAGATATTTAGTTATTCCTTTAGCATGTCTAAAACATACACAATTAACCTCTATGTATAGCACAAGATAAGGTCTCAGGCTTCACATTTATCGAGTAACACTTTCCGCGTTGATATCGGGTTAGATCCCGATTATATATACTGCTTAGCCAACCCGAGAAGGCCTATTCATGCTTCACTCATTATCTAGCTACTTGGTCTTCTCATGGCTGGTTACTCTGACACAACATTAAATGCTCCCAACGCTCCCTTTAATCTTTATCGTACATCTTCATCTTGCTTTCACATGTGTCTTGTTTCTTTCTCTTATCATATTTCTCGATTGAAGCATGCACATGGGTGAGTTGATTCCATACTTCAGCGTACACACTTTGTCCTCATTCACAAATATTGGATGTTCTTCACGTGGTGAGTTGACTCGATAAGTGTTTTactgatcaatgaagtcttagaagtgtttaatagactcatagcaatgctaaacatatttaaaaattggGTACTTTGTGTTTTCTCCCCTATAAAGATCgttaatttgcattacctcccctatAAAATTTTAACTAGCGATATCTTCCCTCGTTACTATTCCATCCAATTCCACCTAGCTGACTCACCAATGGTACATGCGTGACAAATATAAAAATACTTTGGTGAATTTTCCAAACTACCCTCATCTTCTTCGTTAGAAATTGCAAGTATGAGCACAGGGGTATATTAGGTAGTTTGTTGAAAAATATTTTTATCCTTGCCACACGTGCACTATTTCTTAGTCAACTAACTGGAATTAGATGGAAAAAGTAACGACAAGAGGTatcattaattaatttttttaggggaggtaatgcaaattagcgATCTTTAGAgggaagaaaaaacaaaataccctctttttaaatatgtttagcattgcaaaactctcttaaacacttctaagacttcactCATCAgtaaaacacttatgtgtgtgcatcatgattaaactcttaggtgttaaaagtgttagagcattgctcggtcgaactcgcatgcgttgttatctcaagcatgtttgtcaatgttagtaatcaaaactataagtcttgatttctagtctattatacctaagtctcggactaggatataaagtgtagttgatctcaaggacttcatggcgattcatcatacaagaagaagaactactcaaggaaccggtggaacttctcgacaaaaaggtatatgaagacttgaacttatctgtcacataaaagtctatctactctatctcctacttcttgagacaaaaagtcgtatgctatatatagacttagattatacacatttggtatttcgatccgagtatacctctcctatctatatctcgaaatatgtgttggtaagcgtttcacttcgatcatgtttatctttacctagtgacgaaagtcatgatatgtttcaatcactttggaaattgctttaacgataaatggtgtaacaactatataacgtcctctaagaatgtttcaatggttggaatgagagtttagattacataaccaatgatggacataagtattgttgtggaaacacatatgtgcataagtcatattccttgaaccaaagtttgcgaactttgttgatcaagagaaaccggaagaatggcttgttgccaagtccgcgagctCAGTCTgcaaactgccgaacttctcatcccgagaaattctgttggagttgaaaaacttgttacgtgagtaccagtccgcgaaccgacggaaagtctttgccgagattttctactggagtttgtaaactctgcccggttgcttaagtacgcgaacctagtgtgcgaacttaagaaggatatatatctgaagatgatttctgaacttaaacttataaagattaaggaatgcaaattgcaaaccgtggatgtaaagttcatgaaccgattcaagtgaatcaaatcatctttgattcaattgtgtcttgtgtagtacaaagatttccttgcaattgaacaactctctaactagttcatttgagtcacttgaactagttatggtgaagaagaatatggttggtatgaaatgctcatatggctaaccttttggttaactattgttgaaccaacaatgtacacatttgggtacggttaacaaacctagaagcgtacacttcatttgtgtataacaagctaagttttcgatctaacggctgagaaatattagcttgaatctaaatcgggttttcatctaacggtggatattgtttgctttgtgaccaaggcgaaaccctgatttgaaagactatataaggggagatctagcaactctgcaaaactaatccccacacctcacttttgatactagtttgcatgatagagtcgtttctcctttaacctttggttttcttcttctaaaaccaggttaacgacttaaagacttcgttgggattgtgaagccagaccgatactacttttatcgtagttgtgtgatctgatcttgcatcttaatcgtatgagtacaatcagattgattggcttgagattaatatctccgataggaaagatataaaaagtagtcacaaacatcttcgtctcattgtttgtgattccgcaacatcttgtttcgctaccatacgattaagattgttgtgaggtgattgatttatctaggctgttctccgggaatataagaccagtcatttggttcctgttcaacttgattattatcaaaagacgaaacaaaaactttaaggtttttctgtgggagacagattgatcctttgatagacttgtctgtgtgagacagatttattgtcaaagcctgcaattttgggtcgtagcaactcttagttgtgggtgagattatctaagggaatcaagtgcgaagtatcctgctgggatcagaggcgtagggagtacaactgtaccttggatcagtgagagactgatttgggttcaactacagtccattccgaagttagctttgagtaggctagtgtctgtagcggcttgatacaatatgtgttcaatctggactagatcccggggtttttctgcatttgcggtttcctcgttaacaaaatttctggtgtccgtgttatttcagtttccgcattatattgttttatctttataattgaaataatacaagttgtgctttagatcatcaattagagtaattcaacctttggttgttgattgtcattaattgatccttggatattggtctttggtaccatccaagttattccttgtatttgattaaagactcgctgatttctattagctcgagtaaatcaaaacaagagagaggtattaactccttgagatacttttacctagattgagtatgactctctagttgattctctagaaagtatttcggagttagtccatacagattgctaagcgaaatattgggtggtgttgttagaccccagctttttcaattggtatcagagcaggcgaacacgttcaagacctcaaaagtctgtgtttgtagcgatatgactctatggacagaggtgctatctctattaacgtagcACCAGTCTTCgttggctctaattacttatggtggaaaatttctatgcgagtttttcttcaagcgcgtagttttcaatcgtgggtatatgttgttaatggctatgatgctcccattgtggcagttggagatgtaaacgttcccaagaatattggtgaatataatcctaccgagatacttgctgcaaagcaaaactccgacggtttgaacgccatcatacatgccattacccaaaaattcagcaccatgtgtcaagttgcactaggtctaaagatgcttgggatatcttagaaaccgtatttgaaggtaactccagtgaaaaggaagataggattcaaaaccttaattctgattgggagaaccttcgtatggcagatgaagatacatttgatgagtttaatcacaaagtgtctgaaattgttaatgcatcttttgcattgggtaagattattcctgaaaagggcattatgatgaaaattct
The nucleotide sequence above comes from Papaver somniferum cultivar HN1 chromosome 8, ASM357369v1, whole genome shotgun sequence. Encoded proteins:
- the LOC113303233 gene encoding zinc finger CCCH domain-containing protein 32-like; this encodes MNSGTQESSNPQTTTAEDETSKRNTDCVYFLASPLTCKKGSECEFRHSEEARMNPRDCWYWMNSNCLNPKCPFRHPPLDGLLGTAATTSTRSSMPPSLAAAPMQIPTAYNLVTNVGKQMMNPHTQATPCYYFQKGHCLKGDRCAFLHEVFVDNSTLQPPATKVTNSVSEPQIPKRVGAGLQRCSTQQQKIQQGNFVKPVELKPVAKPSENNDFAQIKYGTDVKRSVPQVVNSFREELPRYKPPNSRTVTSADPVSRTHRSRQAYPMDYPTFQNGKEPDEFLSESSPGFDVLVDDELRDFDYYRNEDDFGRMASHDGRRVSSVNELDHRRSSDYSSVSKFDQETYNGSRGFDPYGRVQDQFHQEKRRPSSERVTERPVLLERRGSSRARSPNQIDRSDLRYRLAKQRKVDGSRSAVSPDHRGEFYKRDDRERDCDRSFGDERSRDHSRRNPRESSVISNRLQGRIQIPGRSPPDNRYNDSHQEREMHRERHRGRLSPPSRLPTSSIPGRLQDRIKETTHDSFTADDRSFRTPPVRRDEADNGTLNFAGPKRLAELKGPKVSDENHWKNKETRKLVSYHEADGALSFDGPKPLDVILKRKREEGNSGSGDDPVSANEEECRSRRGMPSREEEEGLISAEGDDAAAHEAHSSEPKGVELQDVEHEMVNDKLDDQEFESYDQRDGESDYEPVDGGVDFKTEEDDINAEAEAEEDFSDDDGDDFAKRIGVMFS
- the LOC113306111 gene encoding uncharacterized protein LOC113306111; this translates as MTWNIELINSFFTLENAQKIANIRIPFTGDDRLVWLHTKNGEFSVKTCYKALYGEINYLHNPHPSQPTYKALWSFPTLHKIHLFLWKCIENALPTGVRLSQYRNQVDTCCLCDTNSDESAEHLFLHCDYAKTVWEKLSLVTMQLQGILQTQVLGLAWCIWRDRCFKTFQNQTVTPLSIANHALKLLADTDACMPAPIVPLDRSVVPIQSPDNSGLPEHCRILYGDASYEYDTNEEGSGPVLTDLTGSFEGCKIIKGVARSAEEAECIALIEGIKWKENKGITTFCIRSDAKSAINYFKNNNHQLCWFNQTILDDCRFILNNFPFSRVDYVNRIFISIADKAAKHCRRNNVTGEWTGEKPDFLLDL